A single region of the Fusarium fujikuroi IMI 58289 draft genome, chromosome FFUJ_chr05 genome encodes:
- a CDS encoding related to potassium channel beta subunit protein, with the protein MPLVTQNVKPRVILGLMTFGPPGSEQLDARIFDPETYNKALDLFQSKGYNEVDTARIYVGGKQEGWTGSQTNWKERGLTVDTKVKYPAQPGENTYDKVIESVETSLKELGTDCIDLLYLHRPDRGTPFQETLGAINKLHKDGKFVKFGISNFTAYEVAEVVMICKYNNWVRPTVYQGMYNCLTRSIEAELFVACRRYGLDIVVYNPIAGGLLSGKIKSMDIKPESGRFSDQSKIGTAYRQRYFRESTFKALKAIEEATEKNGLSMLETALRWIIHHSGLKVTNGNDGIIIGMSNIQQLEQNLELVEKGPLPDEVVKALDQAWLYSKADTANYWHGDLEYTYDVHEALFGASAK; encoded by the exons ATGCCTCTCGTAACCCAGAACGTCAAGCCTCGTGTTATCCTGGGTCTAATGACCTTTGGACCCCCTGGTAGTGAACAGCTCGACGCGCGTATCTTTGACCCTGAAACTTACAACAAGGCTCTTGACCTCTTTCAAAGTAAGGGCTACAACGAAGTCGACACTGCCCGCATCTATGTTGGCGGCAAACAGGAGGGCTGGACTGGCTCGCAGACCAACTGGAAAGAGAGAGGACTTACAGTGGACACAAAGGTCAAGTATCCCGCCCAACCCGGCGAGAATACATACGACAAGGTCATCGAGTCGGTTGAGACCAGTCTGAAGGAGCTGGGAACTGACTGCATCGAT CTGCTCTACCTCCATCGTCCTGACCGCGGCACTCCTTTCCAAGAAACCCTCGGGGCTATCAACAAGCTACACAAGGATGGAAAGTTTGTCAAGTTCGGCATCAGCAACTTCACCGCGTACGAGGTCGCAGAAGTTGTCATGATTTGCAAATACAACAACTGGGTCCGGCCCACGGTCTACCAGGGCATGTACAACTGCCTCACCCGTTCTATTGAGGCAGAGCTCTTTGTAGCATGCAGAAGATACGGCCTCGATATAGTCGTGTATAACCCAATCGCTGGTGGTCTCCTttctggcaagatcaagtcaATGGACATCAAGCCCGAGAGTGGCCGTTTCTCTGATCAGAGCAAGATTGGTACCGCATATCGTCAGCGATACTTCAGAGAGAGCACATTCAAGGCTCTGAAGGCTATCGAGGAAGCGACCGAGAAGAACGGACTGAGCATGCTTGAAACAGCGTTGCGATGGATAATCCACCACTCCGGACTAAAGGTCACAAATGGCAACGATGGAATTATCATTGGCATGTCCAACATCCAGCAGCTCGAGCAGAACCTTGAGCTCGTTGAAAAGGGACCTCTGCCCGACGAGGTGGTAAAGGCACTTGACCAGGCGTGGCTGTATTCCAAGGCAGATACAGCCAACTACTGGCACGGGGATTTGGAGTATACATATGATGTGCACGAGGCTCTGTTTGGTGCGTCGGCCAAGTAA
- a CDS encoding related to complex I intermediate-associated protein CIA84 precursor, with protein sequence MRAQLARHARRVLIQQVRSPSCAVYSAPLRRRSAPIAINNGSSRRFFLDGLFAKAPREIRQPEFEPGWQKIMIWRSRMLDNLRPPPTEELIQAWKSFFEGKLSSRMALNGTQAMQCRRLLEYLVKEREFPTQAKIEIWDILKALTALESLRPRERTEHHLDFARTLWSAINNPKVQTPNWVTSGTLWSQYLTVLCTFGGSKEALEISYAKWNDVMEFCKKKTKNPVLSLADGLARDGREEDLVELINYAEKSGYPYDKHLQRVLVTYYAQNNRVSETKQWFEKPLSSGSPSNKIIPLVASFAARNNLQEWAIPFFLEIGNKLNEKPEQHYWDSLLQAILIIGKGLPEVEKMISHMDSSQEAIKTTTSTINSLLRAALGMNDSLLTEEILSLATDKGLPLDGESHLILMEMRLHAGYLPGVHAAYKKVTHHEPWHVQPDLWWDFGRLVNEYMMTLATQSTPNFKIIGEIIEMCEENQVLLEPETVASLCIRFLENEQHYEVMDILSVHSFQFSAAEREVIQDAFTQFCVNRETSTSRAWNGYQILRQFFQDLSFEHRVQLMEAFFERKRPDMASHVFGHMRQHRNSDYHPKRETYISCFEGLSRCPDEEPLDIVHNMLKMDTTVEPNTQLYTSLLLAHAACGKTTQAMDFWQAITASQEGPSYASLEAVFWALERTPNGANHAHIIWKRIKSMDVDVPPAVYNAYVGAVAGSGEEAGVKDLVMRMSLATAGEPDAMTLGIAFNALPGQTLQSNFKSWAQARYPEAWASLESKGKRLNKDSLCQYKLNRVIRA encoded by the exons ATGAGGGCGCAATTGGCCCGCCATGCTCGACGGGTCCTTATCCAACAAGTCCGATCCCCGTCTTGCGCCGTCTATTCGGCCCCCCTTCGACGAAGATCTGCACCTATAGCAATAAACAATGGTTCCTCAAGACGGTTCTTCCTCGACGGCCTGTTCGCCAAAGCTCCCCGCGAGATTCGCCAACCCGAATTCGAACCAGGATGGCAGAAGATTATGATTTGGAGGAGTCGCATGCTCGACAACTTACGGCCGCCGCCCACAGAAGAGCTTATCCAGGCATGGAAATCTTTCTTCGAAGGAAAGCTGTCTAGTCGAATGGCATTGAACGGTACACAAGCGATGCAATGCCGTCGACTCCTCGAATATCTTGTTAAAGAACGCGAATTTCCGACCCaggccaagattgagataTGGGATATTCTGAAGGCACTCACTGCTCTCGAGAGCCTCCGACCTCGCGAGAGAACCGAACATCATTTAGATTTCGCCAGAACCCTTTGGTCCGCTATCAATAACCCGAAGGTGCAGACGCCAAACTGGGTGACTAGTGGTACACTATGGTCACAGTACCTCACTGTACTATGCACCTTTGGTGGGTCGAAAGAAGCTCTCGAGATTTCCTACGCAAAATGGAACGATGTGATGGAATTctgcaagaagaagacgaaaaaTCCGGTATTATCCTTGGCGGATGGACTTGCCAGAGACGGCCGTGAAGAGGACCTTGTCGAGCTGATCAATTATGCCGAGAAGAGCGGCTATCCCTATGACAAGCACCTTCAGCGCGTGCTAGTCACTTATTATGCCCAGAATAACCGAGTCTCCGAGACAAAGCAATGGTTCGAGAAACCACTCTCATCAGGAAGTCCGTCAAACAAGATTATACCCTTGGTCGCTTCTTTTGCTGCCCGCAACAACCTGCAAGAATGGGCGATCCCTTTTTTCCTTGAGATCGGTAACAAACTCAACGAGAAGCCGGAGCAGCATTACTGGGATAGCCTGTTGCAGGCGATTCTCATCATTGGTAAAGGCTTACCAGAGGTGGAAAAGATGATATCCCACATGGACAGTTCTCAGGAAGCTATCAAGACCACCACATCCACCATTAACAGTCTTCTCCGAGCTGCTCTGGGAATGAACGACTCGTTACTAACTGAGGAGATTCTCTCGCTTGCTACAGACAAGGGTCTCCCGCTGGACGGCGAATCTCACCTTATCCTTATGGAGATGCGGCTTCATGCAGGCTATCTGCCAGGAGTTCATGCAGCATACAAGAAAGTCACACACCACGAGCCCTGGCATGTTCAACCTGATCTCTGGTGGGATTTCGGTCGACTTGTAAACGAGTATATGATGACTCTCGCGACGCAATCGACACCAAATTTCAAGATCATCGGAGAGATTATCGAGATGTGTGAGGAGAACCAGGTGCTCCTTGAGCCAGAGACAGTTGCTTCGCTGTGTATCCGATTCTTAGAGAACGAGCAGCACTACGAGGTTATGGACATATTATCCGTCCACTCGTTCCAATTCAGCGCAGCGGAGCGAGAGGTCATTCAAGATGCATTCACCCAATTCTGTGTGAATCGCGAAACCAGCACTTCACGAGCATGGAATGGGTATCAGATTTTACGGCAGTTCTTCCAGGATCTTAGCTTTGAGCACCGTGTACAGCTGATGGAGGCCTTTTTTGAGCGAAAACGTCCAGACATGGCATCCCATGTCTTTGGCCATATGCGGCAGCACCGAAATAGCGACTACCACCCCAAGCGTGAGACATATATATCATGTTTTGAGGGTTTATCACGATGTCCTGATGAAGAGCCTCTGGACATCGTTCACAACATGCTCAAGATGGATACAACAGTTGAGCCCAACACCCAGCTCTATACCTCTCTCCTATTAGCTCATGCGGCTTGCGGAAAGACTACCCAGGCAATGGACTTTTGGCAAGCGATCACAGCCTCCCAAGAAGGACCTTCTTATGCCAGTTTAGAAGCTGTATTCTGGGCTCTTGAGCGTACGCCGAATGGTGCAAACCACGCACACATCATCTGGAAGCGGATAAAAAGCATGGACGTTGATGTGCCACCGGCAGTATACAACGCATAcgttggtgctgttgctggcaGTGGAGAGGAGGCGGGGGTTAAAGACCTTGTTATGCGAATGAGCTTGGCGACTGCGGGCGAACCAGATGCAATGAC ACTGGGAATTGCTTTCAATGCTTTACCAGGGCAGACGCTGCAATCGAATTTCAAGAGCTGGGCTCAAGCGAGGTATCCTGAAGCATGGGCTAGCCTCGAGTCCAAGGGTAAGCGACTCAATAAAGACTCGCTGTGCCAATACAAGCTCAACAGAGTAATAAGAGCTTGA
- a CDS encoding probable IMP3 (component of the U3 small nucleolar ribonucleoprotein), with amino-acid sequence MVRKLKHHEQKLLRKTDFITYKSDNGHRDKAVMRRYMIQKPEDYHKYNRLCGSLRQLAHRLSLLPPENATRRKHEELLLNKLYDMGVLSSASKLSAVENSVTVSAFARRRLPVLMTRLRMAETVQAATKMIEQGHVRVGTETVTDPAYLVTRGMEDFVTWTVGSKIKRNIMKYRDQLDDFELL; translated from the exons ATGGTCCGAAAACTCAAGCATCACGAGCAGAAGCTCCTCCGAAAGACAGACTTCATCACATACAAATCCGACAATGGCCATCGCGACAAGGCCGTCATGCGACGGTACATGATCCAGAAGCCCGAGGACTATCACAAGTATAACCGTCTTTGCGGT TCCCTGCGCCAACTCGCCCATCGCCTTTCCCTCCTCCCTCCCGAGAACGCAACACGCCGCAAGCACgaagaactcctcctcaacaagctttACGACATGGGCGTCCTTTCAAGCGCCTCTAAGCTCTCTGCTGTCGAGAACAGCGTTACCGTCAGCGCCTTTGCGCGCCGTCGCTTGCCCGTGCTGATGACAAGACTGCGCATGGCCGAGACTGTGCAAGCGGCTACGAAGATGATTGAGCAGGGCCATGTGCGTGTGGGCACAGAAACAGTCACGGATCCTGCGTACTTGGTCACTAGAGGCATGGAGGACTTTGTGACATGGACTGTGggcagcaagatcaagaggaACATCATGAAGTACCGTGACCAGCTAGACGATTTTGAATTGCTGTGA